A genome region from Trichoderma asperellum chromosome 7, complete sequence includes the following:
- a CDS encoding uncharacterized protein (EggNog:ENOG41~TransMembrane:2 (o562-580i727-745o)): MVMNDSGHRVSRASNMSNSTTAGASVGSNAANNADDSASTITVNTTPKAAPNFPPPKTDKPRPHVCSTCQRSFARLEHLKRHERSHTKEKPFECPECSRCFARRDLLLRHQQKLHQTSTPSARPRNRRESTSGVPPGQSRARKNSVAGASQAAAVNNPGSNTMRPRANTISHVDGAAMQMIASANASVARSMHGGHSRHPSLAGLPMHNFDQVFAGMSMAAMGQRTMMHGLPKLETGQIGGTDFENALRTAPPLSAFNPEFDFESLLFGPGTTINPNALHYNDSPPSMVMEQASPFASAISDVPPNPTFDDTFDWLSGFDHQMSFQTNENVVDESSPSALSTTSQSGISDVMLDGSNHPAPAGTSTMWQPSVMGPPQMPNPFAMDLNGSVFPDLLNGAPLSPQPATQKINDPYFSTPPPSLSSLSPSVVSGLNTQSMNQTLGFNAGPETPSSLNGVNHGASPVTTITDATRTTIVNILSQCLPFGGRKYSFTSHTSPQSPQFQSSSAGPTPSAPAVNVPSTQNLQRYVSAYITYFHPHFPFLHLPTLSFDMSTSSSTGRQNGVGGSGCLVLATAAIGALYEMEHAQSKELFNMAKKMIFFYLEERRKADVRKADIRRSSHSDSDHHTPSSSSQGRDSSAHTPVWLVQAMLLNVVYGHNCADKTISDIASTHCAALVSLAQAADLLRPEQDGFEDTRMNDDSTWNRKSEAEERQEWLQWKRKEERKRTLYAVFIMSSLLVAAYNHTPALTNSEIMLDLPCDEEFFAAESSSAFFAKGGVEAANHNRLKFADALGELLRTNERQQKHMAALNGGQLSPATLPPSNLKPSTFGCLILINALHNYIWETRQRHHNKVWTNEETEKMHRHIEPALKAWQAAWSSNPKHSVERPNPFGMGPLSADAIPLLDLAYVRLFVNLSRSKEKFWQRDWDGMAEELARGTEIVQHAEHSPSSNVEPVSNDAFDSTLFTGSPSMPPSALDLSNKFSNTPNGSPFATRTISRRERHLRKAAFYAADSLAMSDKLGVTFADFTSRELPLQSAMCAFDCAQVLAEWVATVQDRVGRYLGVLGRDHLDATQMPAIMLLEEEDVQLLEKIQGVLSSAEMKISMDLMGSLNSDDGYNGFATKILRVTSQMLDKAAVWPVTHLMSRCLDVHANHMRARTDKSILATD, translated from the exons ATGGTGATGAATGATTCAGGCCACAGGGTGTCGCGCGCCTCCAACATGTCCAACTCGACCACTGCCGGCGCCAGCGTGGGCAGCAACGCTGCTAACAACGCAGACGACTCTG CGTCGACGATTACCGTCAACACGACTCCCAAAGCCGCTCCGAATTTCCCTCCGCCCAAAACCGACAAGCCACGCCCGCACGTCTGTTCCACCTGCCAGCGCTCCTTTGCTCGATTGGAGCACCTGAAGCGACATGAGCGCTCCCACACAAAGGAGAAGCCGTTTGAGTGCCCCGAGTGCTCGCGATGCTTTGCCCGCCGCGATCTGCTGCTCCGTCACCAGCAGAAGCTGCACCAGACGTCGACGCCCTCAGCGCGGCCTCGAAACCGCCGAGAGTCGACCAGCGGCGTGCCCCCGGGCCAGAGCCGGGCTCGCAAGAACAGCGTTGCGGGCGCCAGCCAGGCCGCGGCGGTTAACAACCCCGGCTCCAACACCATGCGTCCGCGTGCAAACACCATCAGCCATGTTGACGGCGCCGCCATGCAGATGATCGCCTCGGCGAATGCATCCGTTGCTAGGAGCATGCACGGCGGACACAGCCGCCACCCCAGCCTGGCCGGTCTGCCGATGCACAACTTTGACCAGGTGTTTGCGGGCATGTCCATGGCCGCCATGGGCCAGAGAACCATGATGCACGGACTCCCGAAGCTGGAGACGGGGCAAATCGGCGGTACCGATTTTGAAAACGCCCTCCGCACAGCGCCACCTCTCTCTGCTTTTAACCCCGAGTTTGATTTCGAAAGCCTTTTGTTTGGGCCGGGCACCACCATCAACCCCAACGCCCTCCACTATAATGATTCCCCTCCCTCGATGGTAATGGAGCAGGCCTCCCCGTTCGCGTCGGCCATCAGCGATGTGCCGCCGAACCCAACCTTTGACGACACATTTGACTGGCTGAGCGGTTTTGACCATCAAATGTCATTTCAGACAAACGAAAACGTGGTGGACGAGTCGAGCCCGTCGGCGCTTAGCACGACGAGCCAGAGTGGGATTAGCGATGTCATGTTGGATGGTTCAAATCACCCTGCACCGGCCGGGACGAGTACCATGTGGCAACCCTCCGTGATGGGACCCCCGCAGATGCCGAATCCCTTTGCTATGGATCTGAATGGTTCAGTCTTTCCGGATCTCCTCAATGGAGCTCCTTTATCACCTCAGCCAGCTACTCAAAAGATCAATGACCCATACTTCTCCACGCCCCCACCATCGCTGAGCTCGTTGAGCCCTTCCGTCGTATCTGGATTGAACACGCAGAGCATGAACCAGACCCTTGGCTTCAATGCCGGCCCGGAAACCCCATCGTCCCTCAACGGCGTTAACCATGGCGCTTCGCCCGTAACCACAATTACAGATGCCACTAGGACTACCATTGTGAATATCCTCTCCCAGTGCCTGCCCTTTGGAGGCCGTAAATACTCCTTTACCTCTCATACCTCACCGCAGTCGCCGCAGTTCCAATCGTCATCGGCCGGGCCCACCCCTTCTGCTCCGGCTGTCAACGTGCCCAGTACCCAGAATCTACAGCGTTATGTCTCAGCCTACATCACTTATTTCCATCCCCATTTCCCCTTTTTGCACCTGCCCACGTTGTCCTTTGATATGTCCACGTCCTCCTCGACTGGTCGCCAAAATGGTGTAGGCGGTAGTGGGTGTCTGGTGCTTGCGAcggctgccattggcgcctTATATGAAATGGAGCACGCCCAGTCCAAGGAACTCTTCAATATGGCTAAGAAGATGATCTTTTTCTATCTCGAAGAAAGACGCAAAGCAGATGTTCGCAAAGCAGATATCCGACGCAGCTCACACAGCGACTCCGACCACCACACgccgtcctcgtcatcgcaaGGTAGGGATAGCTCAGCGCATACGCCTGTCTGGCTCGTTCAGGCCATGCTGCTCAACGTCGTGTACGGCCATAACTGCGCCGACAAGACCATTAGTGACATCGCCTCGACTCACTGTGCAGCGCTCGTCAGCCTCGCCCAAGCCGCCGATCTGCTACGCCCTGAACAAGACGGCTTCGAGGACACTCGGATGAATGATGACTCAACGTGGAACAGGAAAAGTGAAGCTGAGGAGCGACAAGAGTGGCTGCAGTGGAAGCGGAAAGAGGAGCGCAAGCGCACGCTCTACGCCGTCTTCATCATGTCTAGCCTTCTCGTCGCTGCTTACAACCACACTCCGGCGCTGACCAATTCGGAAATCATGCTGGATCTGCCTTGTGACGAAGAATTCTTCGCTGCCGAATCAAGctctgccttcttcgccaagGGCGGAGTTGAGGCTGCCAACCACAATAGGCTCAAGTTTGCTGACGCTCTCGGAGAGCTCCTGCGCACAAATGAGCGACAGCAGAAGCACATGGCTGCGCTGAATGGCGGACAGCTCTCGCCAGCAACACTGCCACCGTCGAATCTCAAGCCTAGCACTTTCGGCTGTCTAATCTTGATCAACGCTTTGCACAACTATATCTGGGAAACCCGGCAGAGGCATCACAACAAAGTCTGGACTAACGAAGAGACGGAAAAGATGCACCGACACATTGAGCCGGCTTTAAAGGCGTGGCAAGCCGCTTGGTCCAGTAACCCGAAGCACTCCGTGGAGCGACCAAATCCGTTCGGCATGGGGCCACTATCTGCCGACGCAATTCCTTTACTCGACTTGGCATACGTGCGGCTCTTTGTCAACCTGTCCAGGTCAAAGGAGAAGTTTTGGCAACGAGATTGGGATGGCATGGCAGAGGAATTGGCCCGGGGGACAGAGATTGTTCAGCATGCCGAGCACTCACCGTCATCCAACGTGGAACCAGTTAGTAACGATGCCTTTGACAGCACCCTCTTTACCGGCTCTCCTTCAATGCCGCCATCAGCACTGGATCTCTCGAACAAGTTTTCAAATACGCCCAACGGCTCTCCCTTCGCTACTCGAACCATTTCCCGTCGCGAACGTCATCTGCGGAAGGCTGCCTTTTATGCGGCCGATTCGTTGGCCATGTCGGATAAGCTTGGAGTGACATTTGCTGATTTCACCAGTCGTGAACTTCCCCTGCAATCCGCCATGTGCGCTTTCGACTGCGCACAGGTTCTTGCCGAATGGGTTGCCACCGTACAGGACAGGGTTGGCCGCTACCTAGGAGTTCTTGGCCGAGATCACCTTGATGCCACACAAATGCCTGCCATCATgctgctggaagaagaagatgttcAACTACTAGAAAAGATACAGGGAGTGCTGTCCTCGGCAGAGATGAAGATCAGCATGGATCTCATGGGAAGTTTGAATTCTGACGACGGATATAACGGCTTCGCAACTAAGATTCTTCGCGTCACTTCTCAGATGCTGGACAAAGCAGCTGTTTGGCCAGTTACTCACTTAATGTCCCGATGCCTTGACGTTCACGCCAATCATATGCGAGCCAGGACAGACAAGTCGATCTTGGCAACGGATTAG
- a CDS encoding uncharacterized protein (EggNog:ENOG41), with protein sequence MSQENTIIDTNSKGGSMADFVFDESLIEWTVPKADWLRIHDKHFDGIGTSAFVFDAQNRVLLVQRAAHDSMPNLWEAPGGAVDAGDVSILHGCARELREEVGLVTRRMKRLVTEGKGGEKWSVFTNRTGTKIICGFGFEVEVEEGAQVVLDENEHQAWVWAGEEEVREERMRDGKGIALTGMMMRSKLLEAFRLRREAGESV encoded by the coding sequence ATGTCTCAAGAAAACACCATAATAGACACAAACTCCAAAGGCGGATCCATGGCCGACTTTGTTTTCGACGAATCACTCATCGAATGGACGGTACCAAAAGCCGACTGGCTCAGGATCCACGACAAGCACTTTGACGGCATAGGCACGTCGGCATTCGTGTTTGACGCGCAGAACCGCGTGCTGTTGGTGCAGCGCGCCGCGCACGACAGCATGCCGAATCTCTGGGAGGCGCCTGGCGGGGCGGTGGACGCGGGCGACGTGTCCATCCTGCATGGGTGCGCGAGGGAGTTGAGGGAGGAGGTTGGGCTTGTGACGAGGCGGATGAAGAGGCTTGTTACggaggggaaggggggggagaAGTGGTCTGTGTTTACGAACAGGACTGGGACCAAGATTATCTGCGGGTTTGGGTTtgaggttgaggttgaggaGGGAGCGCAGGTGGTGCTGGATGAGAATGAGCATCAGGCGTGGGTTTGggctggggaggaggaggtgagGGAGGAGAGGATGCGGGATGGGAAGGGGATCGCGTTGAcggggatgatgatgaggagtaAGTTGCTGGAGGCGTTTAGATTGCGGAGGGAGGCTGGGGAGAGTGTGTGA